In the Candidatus Lernaella stagnicola genome, one interval contains:
- a CDS encoding Hsp70 family protein gives MDIGIDLGTTFSVIAVDGKAVCVKDYPEGYLLEECGVTIIQTPEYEKTFPSVVSFDPDDGSKFIIGAIAKQDAEKGIAPVQWSKRAIGSDQQLPLGDTTLTAKDAARKILEYLKQCAESALGQPVKRAVITHPARFDPNQVQETKQAAHDAGFDMSDSRCMLMEPIAAALSYTRFEERDPLRIMVYDLGGGTFDVTILERKGGVITSKAFDGDRLLGGYTFDRALVEWIIGKIEATGRKVRHDKNNPEDRGRRARLLQYAEDLKIRLSEQGKKKRVPVEVRLDFLIDTEGRKIQVRERITLEEFCQLIALDLAKTGDCLEACLSKAEMSFADLDLLLLVGGSTHCPCVVDYLANEVVPEDAGVEIRKWNPDLSVAAGAAIMTEYLGVIAEGGDVSLHVQTPKTWTLPLVDIRGRVEAKDGRDLTTCNVVLRDDGGATVAEGHAGIDGGFSFEDVSLDELAPNQFTLHVLDAGGAELVRHAFTIEYDEFGSVTEEPTRMLAKAISVETASGPVLLVDEAEHLPTQTITTELVKLHDDPSVTINLLRDNEVIGVIHVEHLPSEATAGSVIKLEVCVTEKSTIEGTAKVFSPSAKDTVLCEQPVRVAFPPAPTPDLGDLEARFRELEDKLIQDLALTRDDNHRMRLAGLGKTIVREMKGKFAEMEPDVLEIIRLIKQLKAVVDPPKIELRPSRADFDDACASCRRLIEENDDKSEIGTYRSALESFVRQGDKAYYGGKQKLWSAAYDGVVGLIRKLMPQVASPGWSHVADPVLTQRMRAHQKVDRVRTKLQDKCEAVAAEMPLQKGKIEARAEPIDLLLRNIDAAIDKISDEIDPDNAESIIVRVLMPLKPIEEKIAILHIDTVPKKK, from the coding sequence ATGGATATCGGTATCGACTTGGGAACAACCTTCAGCGTGATCGCGGTGGATGGAAAAGCGGTGTGCGTGAAAGATTACCCCGAAGGTTATTTGCTCGAGGAATGCGGGGTGACCATCATCCAGACACCCGAATACGAAAAAACCTTTCCTTCGGTGGTGTCGTTTGATCCCGACGACGGCAGCAAGTTCATCATCGGCGCGATCGCCAAGCAGGATGCCGAAAAAGGCATTGCGCCCGTTCAGTGGTCGAAACGCGCCATCGGCAGCGATCAGCAACTGCCGCTGGGCGATACGACTCTGACCGCGAAAGACGCCGCCCGCAAAATCCTGGAGTACCTAAAGCAATGCGCCGAAAGCGCGCTTGGCCAACCCGTCAAGCGGGCCGTCATCACGCATCCGGCCCGCTTCGACCCAAACCAGGTCCAGGAGACGAAGCAAGCCGCCCACGATGCCGGGTTCGACATGTCCGACAGTCGCTGCATGCTCATGGAGCCGATCGCGGCGGCCCTGTCCTATACGCGTTTCGAAGAACGCGACCCCTTGCGCATCATGGTCTACGACCTGGGCGGCGGCACCTTCGACGTGACGATTTTGGAGCGAAAGGGCGGCGTGATCACCAGCAAGGCTTTCGACGGCGACCGCCTGCTCGGCGGCTACACCTTCGACCGCGCGTTGGTCGAGTGGATCATCGGGAAAATCGAAGCGACAGGCCGCAAGGTGCGTCACGACAAAAACAACCCGGAGGATCGCGGCCGCCGCGCCCGCCTCCTGCAGTATGCCGAGGACTTGAAAATCCGGCTGAGCGAACAGGGCAAAAAGAAAAGGGTGCCGGTCGAAGTGCGCCTCGATTTCCTCATCGACACCGAGGGGCGGAAAATTCAGGTGCGCGAGCGCATCACGCTGGAGGAATTCTGCCAATTGATCGCGTTGGACCTGGCCAAGACCGGCGACTGCCTCGAGGCCTGCTTGAGCAAGGCGGAGATGTCCTTTGCCGACCTGGACCTGCTTCTTCTGGTCGGCGGCTCGACACATTGTCCGTGCGTGGTGGATTACCTGGCGAACGAAGTTGTGCCGGAAGACGCCGGCGTGGAAATCCGCAAGTGGAATCCGGACCTCTCGGTAGCCGCGGGGGCCGCGATCATGACCGAGTATTTGGGTGTGATCGCCGAGGGCGGCGACGTGTCGCTGCATGTCCAAACGCCGAAAACCTGGACGCTCCCCTTGGTGGACATCCGCGGGCGCGTGGAGGCGAAAGACGGCCGGGACCTGACGACCTGCAACGTTGTGCTGCGTGACGACGGCGGCGCGACCGTGGCCGAGGGGCACGCCGGGATAGACGGCGGATTTTCGTTCGAGGATGTCTCCTTGGACGAGTTGGCGCCGAATCAGTTTACGTTGCACGTTCTGGACGCGGGCGGCGCCGAGCTCGTTCGACACGCGTTCACCATTGAGTACGACGAGTTCGGCAGTGTGACCGAAGAACCCACGCGCATGCTGGCGAAAGCCATTTCTGTAGAGACGGCGTCAGGACCCGTCCTGTTGGTGGACGAAGCCGAGCACTTGCCGACCCAAACCATCACCACGGAACTGGTCAAGCTGCACGACGACCCGTCCGTCACGATCAATCTGTTGCGCGACAACGAAGTGATCGGCGTCATTCACGTCGAGCACCTGCCCAGCGAAGCCACGGCGGGCTCGGTGATCAAACTCGAGGTTTGTGTGACCGAAAAAAGCACCATCGAAGGCACCGCCAAGGTGTTTTCGCCCAGCGCGAAAGACACGGTGTTGTGCGAGCAACCGGTGCGGGTTGCATTCCCGCCCGCGCCGACACCCGACCTCGGCGACTTGGAAGCGCGATTTCGCGAGTTGGAAGACAAACTGATTCAGGACCTAGCGCTCACTCGCGACGACAACCACCGCATGCGGCTGGCGGGTCTCGGCAAAACGATCGTGAGAGAGATGAAGGGAAAATTCGCGGAGATGGAGCCCGACGTTTTGGAGATCATCCGTCTGATCAAGCAACTGAAAGCCGTCGTTGATCCACCGAAAATCGAGTTGCGACCGTCGCGAGCGGACTTCGACGACGCGTGCGCGTCATGCCGGAGGCTGATCGAGGAAAACGACGACAAGTCGGAAATCGGGACGTATCGCAGCGCCCTGGAATCTTTTGTGCGGCAAGGTGACAAAGCCTATTACGGAGGGAAGCAGAAACTTTGGTCGGCCGCTTACGACGGGGTTGTCGGCCTAATCAGGAAGTTAATGCCGCAGGTAGCATCACCGGGTTGGTCGCATGTGGCGGACCCGGTCCTTACGCAAAGGATGCGGGCGCACCAGAAGGTCGACCGCGTGCGAACGAAGTTGCAGGACAAATGCGAGGCGGTCGCCGCGGAAATGCCGCTGCAAAAGGGGAAGATCGAGGCGCGGGCCGAGCCGATAGATTTGTTGCTGAGAAACATCGACGCGGCCATCGACAAAATCTCGGACGAAATCGATCCGGATAACGCCGAGAGTATTATCGTGAGAGTATTGATGCCACTGAAACCCATCGAGGAAAAGATCGCCATACTCCACATCGATACCGTCCCCAAAAAAAAGTAG
- a CDS encoding AAA family ATPase, with amino-acid sequence MLLTEQGLNIAAFDRRLARMLGDKKGEEGDKVLAQALIHGDGAVHLRHWLYCLVASPGSIVRVHLIEKRGNDPDQFIENIELAFGLDKPGEPAPVSDRLHRGAVDAEVSAMLEKVQNIARKYDQKTITEAALTLAIYEQASSSDSRLAGILEAYATEKGLQHFLKYVQTKLRPDRVIDLFAASTDGGTRKLDTSLYSPSGRKFLARLREDAASLGAKRIFTPHLLYSLLGQDRGHLAGALAMRGLDVKRDLHTSLARHLSWAGGRRNDALELDEHSLLGPVQRVLLRAVEISRYETEQPAGEPEISRAFLQACPEALQDVLPANAHVDITALRDYLDTTEPPEVEPEKPLQTFSITEIEGRINDRIRGQHDSVGSVMPWIKRLRFGLSREGRPAGVFLFLGPTGTGKTQLAKELARYVFGDENLLLYLEMGQFQTKESMSGFVGAPPGYVGYGDGKLTNGLRDMPECVVLFDEIEKAHVEVFDSLLRFADEGLISDPAGPIRDGRRCLIVMTTNAGQRWLQQEYFKIDTLDEEPERLAELLGAARRDAKLSELFLDAARSRLQEKGFRPEFIGRLDELVTFLPLDLPICREIVDYQLAMEVARLREAKGIELEIDEGARVFMARESMVRSVREGARCVPRVINQYVINLLIDKLLEEEEKGVATHRAVIRFDGNEIIVEKL; translated from the coding sequence ATGTTGTTGACTGAACAAGGATTGAATATCGCGGCATTCGATCGCCGTCTGGCCCGTATGCTTGGCGACAAGAAGGGCGAAGAGGGCGATAAAGTCCTGGCGCAGGCGCTCATTCACGGTGACGGCGCGGTACACCTGCGCCATTGGCTGTATTGCCTGGTGGCCAGCCCGGGCAGCATCGTGCGCGTTCACCTGATCGAAAAGCGCGGCAACGATCCGGACCAGTTCATCGAGAACATTGAACTCGCTTTCGGCCTCGACAAGCCCGGCGAGCCCGCACCGGTGAGCGATCGCCTGCATCGTGGGGCGGTCGACGCCGAGGTGTCGGCGATGCTCGAGAAGGTCCAGAACATCGCCCGCAAGTACGATCAAAAGACGATTACCGAAGCGGCGTTGACGCTGGCGATCTACGAGCAAGCCAGTTCGAGCGACAGCCGACTCGCCGGTATCTTGGAGGCCTACGCCACCGAAAAGGGGCTGCAGCACTTTCTGAAATACGTGCAGACGAAATTGCGTCCCGACCGAGTGATCGACCTTTTTGCCGCTTCGACCGACGGAGGCACCCGCAAACTCGACACGTCGCTTTACTCGCCAAGCGGCCGCAAATTCCTGGCGCGTTTGCGGGAGGACGCGGCCAGCCTCGGCGCGAAGCGGATATTCACGCCGCATTTATTGTATTCGCTGCTCGGGCAGGACCGCGGGCACTTGGCGGGCGCGCTGGCGATGCGGGGCTTGGACGTCAAGCGCGACCTGCACACGTCGTTGGCGCGTCATTTGAGTTGGGCCGGCGGCCGGCGCAACGATGCCCTCGAGTTGGACGAACATTCCTTGTTGGGGCCGGTGCAGCGGGTGTTGCTGCGTGCCGTGGAGATTTCCCGGTACGAAACCGAGCAGCCGGCGGGCGAGCCGGAAATCAGCCGGGCGTTTCTGCAGGCTTGTCCCGAGGCTTTGCAAGATGTTCTTCCGGCCAACGCGCACGTGGATATCACCGCGCTGCGGGACTATTTGGACACGACTGAACCGCCGGAAGTCGAACCGGAAAAGCCCTTGCAGACTTTTTCCATCACGGAGATCGAGGGGCGCATCAACGACCGGATTCGCGGTCAGCACGATTCGGTGGGCAGCGTTATGCCGTGGATCAAGCGGTTGCGCTTCGGGTTGTCGCGTGAAGGGCGACCGGCGGGCGTGTTCCTGTTTCTCGGGCCGACCGGCACCGGCAAGACGCAACTGGCCAAGGAGTTGGCGCGCTACGTTTTCGGCGACGAGAATTTGCTGCTGTATCTCGAAATGGGGCAGTTTCAAACCAAGGAATCCATGAGCGGTTTCGTCGGTGCGCCGCCGGGGTACGTCGGCTACGGAGACGGCAAGCTCACCAACGGCCTGCGCGACATGCCCGAGTGCGTCGTGCTCTTCGACGAAATCGAAAAAGCGCACGTGGAAGTGTTCGACTCGTTGCTGCGCTTCGCCGACGAAGGCCTGATTTCGGATCCGGCGGGGCCGATACGCGACGGCCGCCGGTGCCTGATCGTCATGACGACCAACGCGGGACAGCGGTGGCTGCAGCAGGAATACTTCAAGATCGACACGTTGGATGAAGAGCCCGAACGGCTCGCCGAGCTGTTGGGCGCGGCGCGGCGCGATGCGAAATTGTCCGAGTTGTTTCTCGACGCGGCGCGCAGCCGTTTGCAGGAAAAGGGATTCCGCCCCGAGTTCATCGGCCGCTTGGACGAACTGGTCACCTTCCTGCCGCTGGACCTGCCGATCTGCCGCGAAATCGTGGACTACCAACTGGCGATGGAAGTGGCCCGCCTGCGGGAGGCCAAGGGCATCGAGTTGGAGATCGATGAGGGGGCGCGCGTGTTCATGGCGCGTGAATCCATGGTCCGCAGTGTGCGGGAAGGCGCGCGGTGCGTGCCGCGTGTCATCAACCAATACGTGATCAACCTGCTTATCGACAAGCTGTTGGAAGAGGAAGAAAAGGGCGTCGCAACGCACCGGGCCGTCATTCGTTTTGACGGGAACGAAATCATCGTGGAGAAGCTATGA
- a CDS encoding Hsp70 family protein, protein MDIGIDLGTTFSVLSVDGRVTLSEGYPKGFYLAECDVTVIPTPEAELTFPSVVWEAPENRGVFIVGYGALEQAGAENAPVMFAKRRIGSDEAIPLNDRSISARDASREILKYLKACAEQALGRPVERAVITHPAYFDRIQVEETRQAAIEAGFDMSLPDQMVMEPVAAALAYCRFDKRDPLHVLTYDLGGGTFDVTYLRREGGVISMKAFDGDHLLGGYNFDRELVHWLRQRLQRQEREVLFDEDNAADRGRLSQLLRLMEQVKIRLAEAPDDQTPIDVRSPNLLVDTAGRRVQVLERITRAEFVELIAPHIERTVECCRRTLEKGDVDSERLDEVLLVGGSSYGPWVQEALQAAFPAVSPKLFFPDLCVSAGAAIHAAAILPARVDRESFQLDLDVPSRSIIREVDIGGRVSAKDGTPDPAGWRATLQLPGGGAMEVALSVEGEFTFADVELLPEQKNHFAVAVLDEGGGALIEHEFDVVHAPDSTDATDVTSVLPKPLFLETLDGMVPLAAEGVTLPARCNVSLTRDTSHRNLTIRIFQEGFPVGAIGVEDIPTEGGRGSKVHLTVSVDEKFRVIGTAEIVSPAGKSIKTAEVFVKFDITGVPAVAQLQEELAALRRRVAELQEKVAEQTEIDAEKRDRIAQLLAIAEHLLEQQPLERQEVWAVIRRLELELRPPENELKPTKQEFLDTVADCRDRIAFLHRRAEETLAGSEGSEDARAKAEASLQRAERYGAVLEQYARAGLAAHAAKDRRRWAAVGEAVDNLRSQIRERSSAKKPSSGLLKMWALEKVEQQKNVVEEKYNRMQSEGRLDEWDSNFKVLAKALMDLERDIMALSDDLPSDQMRSALATLLLENMDKIRLATERIGIEVRK, encoded by the coding sequence ATGGACATCGGTATTGATTTGGGAACGACATTCAGCGTTTTGTCGGTGGACGGCCGCGTCACGTTGAGCGAAGGCTATCCGAAAGGCTTCTACCTGGCCGAGTGCGATGTTACCGTGATCCCCACGCCCGAGGCGGAACTGACTTTTCCTTCCGTCGTCTGGGAAGCCCCGGAGAATCGCGGTGTCTTCATCGTCGGTTACGGCGCACTCGAGCAAGCCGGCGCCGAGAACGCTCCGGTCATGTTCGCCAAGCGCCGCATCGGCAGCGACGAAGCCATCCCCCTCAACGATCGGTCGATTTCGGCCCGCGACGCGTCACGCGAAATCTTGAAGTATCTCAAAGCGTGCGCCGAACAGGCGTTGGGCCGCCCGGTGGAGCGAGCCGTCATCACCCACCCGGCCTACTTCGACCGCATTCAGGTGGAGGAAACGCGGCAGGCGGCCATCGAAGCGGGCTTCGATATGTCCCTGCCCGACCAGATGGTCATGGAGCCGGTCGCGGCCGCGCTCGCCTATTGCCGCTTCGATAAACGCGACCCCCTGCACGTGCTCACCTACGACCTGGGCGGCGGCACCTTCGACGTCACTTACCTGCGGCGCGAAGGCGGCGTGATTTCGATGAAGGCCTTCGACGGCGACCATCTTCTCGGCGGCTACAATTTCGACCGCGAACTGGTTCATTGGCTGCGGCAACGACTGCAACGGCAGGAACGCGAGGTGCTGTTCGACGAAGACAACGCCGCGGACCGCGGGCGATTGTCGCAGCTATTGCGTTTGATGGAGCAAGTGAAGATTCGCCTTGCGGAAGCGCCCGACGACCAAACCCCCATCGACGTCCGCAGCCCGAACCTGCTGGTGGACACTGCCGGGCGGCGGGTCCAGGTGCTCGAACGCATCACGCGCGCCGAGTTCGTCGAGCTGATCGCGCCGCACATCGAACGAACGGTGGAGTGCTGCCGGCGCACGTTGGAAAAGGGCGACGTCGACTCCGAGCGGCTGGATGAAGTTCTTCTGGTCGGCGGTTCGTCGTACGGGCCGTGGGTGCAAGAGGCGTTGCAGGCGGCTTTTCCCGCGGTTTCGCCGAAACTGTTTTTCCCGGATCTGTGTGTCAGCGCCGGGGCGGCGATTCATGCGGCGGCGATTCTGCCCGCGCGCGTGGATCGGGAGAGCTTTCAACTCGACTTGGATGTGCCGTCGCGTTCGATCATCCGCGAAGTGGATATCGGCGGGCGCGTTTCGGCCAAGGACGGGACGCCGGATCCGGCAGGGTGGCGGGCGACGCTGCAACTGCCGGGCGGCGGGGCGATGGAAGTCGCGCTGAGCGTCGAGGGTGAATTTACATTCGCCGACGTGGAACTGCTGCCGGAACAGAAAAACCATTTCGCGGTCGCGGTCCTCGACGAGGGCGGCGGGGCGCTGATCGAGCACGAATTCGACGTGGTCCACGCGCCCGATTCCACCGACGCGACCGACGTGACCTCGGTGCTGCCCAAGCCGCTGTTTCTCGAAACCCTGGACGGCATGGTGCCGCTGGCGGCCGAAGGCGTCACGTTGCCGGCGCGCTGCAACGTCTCGCTGACGCGCGACACGAGCCACCGCAATTTGACGATCCGCATTTTTCAGGAAGGCTTTCCCGTCGGCGCGATCGGCGTGGAAGACATTCCGACGGAAGGCGGCCGCGGCTCGAAGGTTCACTTGACGGTCAGCGTCGATGAAAAATTCCGCGTGATCGGGACCGCGGAGATCGTTTCACCGGCGGGGAAATCGATCAAGACGGCCGAAGTGTTCGTCAAGTTCGACATCACGGGCGTGCCCGCCGTGGCGCAACTGCAAGAGGAGTTGGCGGCGCTGCGCCGGCGGGTTGCCGAATTGCAGGAGAAGGTCGCTGAGCAGACGGAGATCGATGCGGAGAAAAGAGACCGAATCGCGCAACTGCTGGCCATCGCCGAGCACTTGCTGGAGCAGCAGCCGTTGGAACGGCAGGAAGTGTGGGCCGTGATCCGCCGGCTGGAACTTGAGTTGCGTCCGCCGGAAAACGAGCTCAAGCCGACGAAGCAGGAGTTTCTCGACACCGTGGCGGATTGTCGCGACAGGATCGCGTTCTTGCATCGCCGCGCCGAGGAGACGCTGGCCGGCAGCGAGGGGTCGGAGGACGCGAGGGCCAAGGCGGAGGCGAGTCTGCAGCGGGCCGAGCGGTACGGGGCCGTGTTGGAGCAATATGCCCGGGCGGGCTTGGCGGCTCACGCGGCGAAGGATCGGCGTCGTTGGGCGGCCGTGGGCGAGGCGGTGGATAATCTGCGCAGTCAAATACGGGAGCGGTCGAGCGCCAAAAAGCCGTCCAGCGGTTTGTTGAAGATGTGGGCGTTGGAGAAGGTCGAGCAGCAGAAAAACGTCGTCGAGGAAAAGTATAACCGCATGCAAAGCGAAGGCCGTCTGGACGAATGGGATAGCAATTTCAAGGTGTTAGCCAAGGCGTTGATGGATCTGGAGCGCGACATCATGGCGCTGAGCGACGACCTGCCTTCGGACCAAATGCGCTCGGCCCTGGCGACTCTTTTACTGGAAAATATGGACAAGATTCGTCTGGCCACGGAACGAATTGGCATTGAAGTGCGCAAGTAG
- a CDS encoding protein kinase: MTKSGAQGPLSIGEVLDGRYEIIRLIGQGNFSFVYRARQRVRGLHLRDVALKVFREGMVRADNVAEVFNDAVSLLYLLQEHPRLEVERHLVNIYDGGIDEQRGGLAYLAMELIEGRELTYSIAKHGGVPGIGGMPLELTLLYLRQILMPLAWMHSLKPPTVHGDLHPGNVLIDKAGEVKIVDFGLAARLPAAVFGGAIKYQAPETLLKTGGNRRFDVFALGLMWYEMLTGRHPFMDDDAKMLSLDLNILANERDDLKRQGDDKAVTAKTREIVAKQEEYIAKQVELRRTPPQPASEINNELAEHLALEDVLNRCLAFRQSDRYASAGQVQEAIDAYFDGHPRAVDRFAVAFGAKHRVAESDSLPEPESSPEMLLDRARRLHDRREFGRAVATLRQAIQKAPRHVPIYAEAAEIMLALAGDAPKAERAHLMEQAQTLLQQAKKMAPQDPRVLEVMADLYRAYGKQTVADSLTEKARQLRRGGAGKGR; this comes from the coding sequence ATGACGAAGTCGGGCGCCCAAGGTCCGCTTAGCATCGGCGAGGTTCTCGACGGCCGTTACGAGATCATTCGGTTGATCGGCCAGGGCAACTTCTCGTTTGTCTACCGAGCGCGGCAGCGCGTGCGGGGGCTGCACCTGCGCGACGTGGCGCTCAAGGTGTTTCGGGAGGGGATGGTCCGCGCCGACAACGTGGCCGAAGTGTTCAACGACGCGGTGTCGCTGCTGTACTTGCTGCAAGAACACCCGCGACTTGAGGTGGAGAGACACCTCGTCAACATTTACGACGGCGGCATCGACGAGCAGCGCGGCGGCCTGGCGTATTTGGCCATGGAACTCATCGAAGGGCGGGAGTTGACGTATTCGATCGCCAAGCACGGCGGCGTGCCGGGTATCGGCGGCATGCCCCTGGAACTGACGCTGCTCTACCTGCGGCAGATTCTCATGCCGCTGGCGTGGATGCACAGCCTGAAACCGCCCACGGTGCACGGCGATCTGCATCCGGGCAACGTGCTGATCGATAAGGCGGGCGAAGTGAAGATCGTCGACTTCGGTCTGGCGGCGCGCCTGCCCGCGGCGGTGTTCGGCGGGGCGATCAAGTACCAAGCGCCCGAGACGTTGCTGAAAACCGGCGGCAACCGGCGTTTCGATGTCTTCGCCCTCGGGTTGATGTGGTACGAAATGCTGACCGGCCGGCATCCTTTCATGGACGACGACGCCAAGATGTTGTCGCTGGACTTGAATATTCTCGCCAACGAACGCGACGATTTGAAGCGCCAGGGCGACGATAAGGCCGTCACGGCCAAGACACGGGAGATCGTCGCCAAGCAAGAGGAATACATCGCCAAGCAAGTCGAATTGCGGCGCACGCCGCCGCAGCCGGCGTCGGAAATCAACAACGAACTGGCCGAACACCTGGCGCTGGAGGACGTGTTGAATCGCTGCCTCGCCTTCCGGCAGTCGGACCGCTATGCGAGCGCGGGGCAGGTACAGGAGGCGATCGACGCCTATTTCGACGGGCATCCACGCGCGGTGGACCGTTTCGCCGTGGCCTTCGGAGCGAAGCACCGCGTGGCGGAAAGCGACTCGCTTCCCGAACCGGAATCGTCGCCGGAGATGCTGTTGGATCGCGCGCGGCGACTGCACGACCGGCGGGAATTCGGCCGCGCCGTGGCGACTTTGCGGCAAGCGATTCAAAAGGCTCCGCGGCACGTTCCCATCTACGCCGAGGCGGCGGAAATCATGCTGGCGTTGGCCGGCGATGCGCCAAAAGCGGAGCGGGCGCACCTGATGGAGCAGGCTCAAACCTTGTTGCAGCAGGCGAAGAAGATGGCGCCGCAGGACCCGCGCGTTCTCGAGGTGATGGCGGATTTGTATCGGGCTTACGGCAAGCAAACGGTGGCCGACAGCCTGACGGAAAAGGCGCGCCAACTGCGGCGGGGCGGCGCGGGGAAGGGGCGGTAG
- a CDS encoding RNA-binding protein, with product MSNKLFVGGLAWATDSEGLKSAFAEYGEVVEATVITDRDTGRSRGFGFVTFADEAAAKAAMALNGTELDGRTIRVDTASERRDRGGSRFGGGGGGGGGGGGGGRGRY from the coding sequence ATGTCGAACAAACTTTTCGTGGGAGGGCTCGCTTGGGCCACGGACAGCGAAGGCCTGAAAAGCGCTTTTGCGGAGTACGGCGAAGTCGTCGAAGCTACGGTCATCACCGACCGGGACACCGGCCGCAGCCGCGGCTTCGGTTTCGTCACGTTTGCTGACGAAGCTGCTGCTAAAGCCGCCATGGCTTTGAACGGTACCGAGCTCGATGGCCGCACCATTCGCGTGGACACCGCCAGTGAGCGGCGTGACCGCGGCGGCTCGCGCTTCGGTGGCGGCGGCGGCGGCGGCGGCGGCGGCGGCGGCGGCGGACGCGGTCGCTACTAA